In one Ananas comosus cultivar F153 linkage group 12, ASM154086v1, whole genome shotgun sequence genomic region, the following are encoded:
- the LOC109718136 gene encoding protein DETOXIFICATION 42-like isoform X1 produces the protein MRIAVPAALALAADPLASLVDTAFVGRLGSMEIAAVGVSIAIFNQVSKVCIYPLVSVTTSFVAEEDAIISKGVEEEKSEDLEKASSADNDMNELPSFSDSERTSCGNAFYLATECVNVSRYGCKRKYIPSVSSALIVGGVLGLLQAIFLICAAKLVLNIMGVKHGSPMLTPALRYLTLRSLGAPAVLLSLAMQGVFRGFKDTKTPLYATVAGDVTNIILDPILMFVFHLGISGAAIAHVFSQYLITTILLCRLVRQVDVVPPSIKALKFSRFLRCGFLLLARVIAVTFCVTLAASLAARDGPIIMAAFQICLQLWLATSLLADGLAVAGQAILASAFARKDYHKAVTATSRVLQLSVVLGIALTVLLGVGMQFGSGIFTKDANVMKIIHRAIPFVAGTQSINSLAFVFDGVNFGASDYTFSAYSMVAVAVVSIPSLIFLSSHLGFMGIWISLTIYMSLRTIASTWRMGAARGPWSFLRR, from the exons ATGAGGATTGCTGTCCCTGCTGCATTGGCATTAGCAGCTGATCCATTAGCTTCTCTAGTTGACACAGCATTCGTTGGCCGTTTAG GTTCCATGGAGATTGCCGCCGTAGGGGTTTCTATTGCCATATTCAACCAAGTGTCAAAAGTTTGCATTTACCCCCTTGTTAGTGTTACGACATCCTTTGTTGCAGAGGAAGATGCTATCATTAGCAAAGGCGTCGAAGAAGAGAAAAGCGAAGATTTAGAAAAAGCTTCTTCTGCAGATAATGACATGAATGAGTTGCCTTCTTTCAGTG ATTCTGAAAGGACATCGTGCGGCAACGCATTCTACCTTGCCACCGAATGTGTGAATGTATCAAGATATGGATGTAAGAGGAAATACATTCCGTCGGTTTCGTCGGCACTAATAGTTGGCGGAGTTCTCGGACTTCTTCAGGCCATATTCCTCATTTGTGCCGCGAAACTGGTTTTAAACATCATGGGGGTGAAGCAT GGTTCCCCTATGTTAACCCCCGCATTACGATACTTAACATTGAGATCTCTCGGTGCTCCGGCGGTTCTCTTGTCCTTGGCCATGCAAGGCGTTTTCCGAGGGTTTAAAGACACGAAAACCCCTTTATATGCTACCG TGGCTGGAGATGTGACAAACATTATATTGGACCCGATTCTGATGTTTGTTTTCCATCTGGGTATCAGTGGCGCGGCAATCGCCCATGTTTTTTCTCA GTACCTCATAACAACAATCTTGCTATGTAGACTGGTGCGGCAAGTTGATGTTGTGCCACCTAGTATTAAAGCTCTAAAATTTAGTCGCTTTCTCCGATGTG GATTCCTGCTGCTAGCAAGAGTAATAGCAGTGACATTCTGCGTTACACTAGCTGCATCTTTGGCTGCTCGCGACGGGCCGATCATTATGGCAGCTTTTCAGATTTGTTTGCAGCTTTGGTTGGCGACTTCTCTTCTTGCCGATGGATTGGCTGTTGCTGGACAG GCAATTCTCGCCAGCGCATTTGCCAGGAAGGATTATCACAAGGCAGTAACTGCTACATCCCGCGTATTGCAG TTAAGCGTTGTTCTGGGGATAGCCCTCACAGTTTTACTCGGAGTTGGAATGCAGTTTGGGTCCGGCATTTTTACGAAAGACGCCAATGTCATGAAAATAATCCATAGAGCCATTCCG TTTGTTGCCGGTACGCAATCGATCAACTCGTTGGCTTTCGTGTTCGATGGCGTCAACTTTGGAGCATCCGATTACACATTTTCCGCATATTCTATG GTTGCGGTGGCAGTGGTAAGCATTCCTTCCTTGATATTTCTCTCATCACATCTTGGATTTATGGGAATATGGATTTCACTGACGATCTACATGAGCTTACGAACTATTGCTAGCACTTGGAG GATGGGAGCAGCAAGGGGTCCCTGGTCTTTTCTGCGAAGATAA
- the LOC109718136 gene encoding protein DETOXIFICATION 42-like isoform X2, whose translation MRIAVPAALALAADPLASLVDTAFVGRLGSMEIAAVGVSIAIFNQVSKVCIYPLVSVTTSFVAEEDAIISKGVEEEKSEDLEKASSADNDMNELPSFSDSERTSCGNAFYLATECVNVSRYGCKRKYIPSVSSALIVGGVLGLLQAIFLICAAKLVLNIMGVKHGSPMLTPALRYLTLRSLGAPAVLLSLAMQGVFRGFKDTKTPLYATVAGDVTNIILDPILMFVFHLGISGAAIAHVFSQYLITTILLCRLVRQVDVVPPSIKALKFSRFLRCGFLLLARVIAVTFCVTLAASLAARDGPIIMAAFQICLQLWLATSLLADGLAVAGQAILASAFARKDYHKAVTATSRVLQLSVVLGIALTVLLGVGMQFGSGIFTKDANVMKIIHRAIPFVAGTQSINSLAFVFDGVNFGASDYTFSAYSMVAVAVHLEDGSSKGSLVFSAKIIFLLTVGRNIQTWNKQD comes from the exons ATGAGGATTGCTGTCCCTGCTGCATTGGCATTAGCAGCTGATCCATTAGCTTCTCTAGTTGACACAGCATTCGTTGGCCGTTTAG GTTCCATGGAGATTGCCGCCGTAGGGGTTTCTATTGCCATATTCAACCAAGTGTCAAAAGTTTGCATTTACCCCCTTGTTAGTGTTACGACATCCTTTGTTGCAGAGGAAGATGCTATCATTAGCAAAGGCGTCGAAGAAGAGAAAAGCGAAGATTTAGAAAAAGCTTCTTCTGCAGATAATGACATGAATGAGTTGCCTTCTTTCAGTG ATTCTGAAAGGACATCGTGCGGCAACGCATTCTACCTTGCCACCGAATGTGTGAATGTATCAAGATATGGATGTAAGAGGAAATACATTCCGTCGGTTTCGTCGGCACTAATAGTTGGCGGAGTTCTCGGACTTCTTCAGGCCATATTCCTCATTTGTGCCGCGAAACTGGTTTTAAACATCATGGGGGTGAAGCAT GGTTCCCCTATGTTAACCCCCGCATTACGATACTTAACATTGAGATCTCTCGGTGCTCCGGCGGTTCTCTTGTCCTTGGCCATGCAAGGCGTTTTCCGAGGGTTTAAAGACACGAAAACCCCTTTATATGCTACCG TGGCTGGAGATGTGACAAACATTATATTGGACCCGATTCTGATGTTTGTTTTCCATCTGGGTATCAGTGGCGCGGCAATCGCCCATGTTTTTTCTCA GTACCTCATAACAACAATCTTGCTATGTAGACTGGTGCGGCAAGTTGATGTTGTGCCACCTAGTATTAAAGCTCTAAAATTTAGTCGCTTTCTCCGATGTG GATTCCTGCTGCTAGCAAGAGTAATAGCAGTGACATTCTGCGTTACACTAGCTGCATCTTTGGCTGCTCGCGACGGGCCGATCATTATGGCAGCTTTTCAGATTTGTTTGCAGCTTTGGTTGGCGACTTCTCTTCTTGCCGATGGATTGGCTGTTGCTGGACAG GCAATTCTCGCCAGCGCATTTGCCAGGAAGGATTATCACAAGGCAGTAACTGCTACATCCCGCGTATTGCAG TTAAGCGTTGTTCTGGGGATAGCCCTCACAGTTTTACTCGGAGTTGGAATGCAGTTTGGGTCCGGCATTTTTACGAAAGACGCCAATGTCATGAAAATAATCCATAGAGCCATTCCG TTTGTTGCCGGTACGCAATCGATCAACTCGTTGGCTTTCGTGTTCGATGGCGTCAACTTTGGAGCATCCGATTACACATTTTCCGCATATTCTATG GTTGCGGTGGCAGTG CACTTGGAG GATGGGAGCAGCAAGGGGTCCCTGGTCTTTTCTGCGAAGATAATTTTTCTCCTCACAGTAGGTCGTAATATACAAACTTGGAATAAACAGGACTAG